Proteins from a genomic interval of Clostridium sp. AN503:
- the uidA gene encoding beta-glucuronidase yields MLYPKSNEVRAVLDLSGIWDFKLGDSSDPGTICEKPEHMEPIAVPASYNDQKDDPGYRNHYGWAYYARTLTIPACFRGQRLVLRFDAVTHHARVYLNGTFLTEHKGGFLPFEIEITEYVSRKGSAELLIAVDNRVNHSTLPVGNEGSTAFFGSDNPGVPGVEAAKRWRAPQNMPNFDFFNYAGINRPVRVYTTPAEYIKDITIVPDIDGADGIVHYEVQTGAIASRVKGVSPVVTVEILDAAGRIVKTAVGSSGTVKIHDAEFWYPYPGTPYLYTARVRYGEDCYEEQFGIRTVKVEGTRFLINGEPFYFKGFGKHEDSAFHGRGLDLCLDVKDVNLIHWLHANSFRTSHYPYAEELYALCDREGIVVIDETPAVGIGAGENQNPYETFSIRGHHEQVIRDMIARDKNHPCVVMWSMGNEPDTEHFPQSAYDYWHSLYELTHSLDPADRPVTFVCCQNNYEKDIVTRTMDVVCINRYYGWYNLSGDLEAACYGLNQELDFWQQQGKPVMITEYGADAIAGFHQTVPEMFSEEFQMEYYARQNAEFDKRSFFIGEHVWNFADFATVQGCMRADGNKKGLFTRDRRPKMAAHYFRKRWGGIPDFNYK; encoded by the coding sequence ATGTTATATCCGAAATCAAATGAAGTCCGGGCGGTACTTGACTTATCCGGTATCTGGGATTTTAAGCTGGGGGACAGCAGTGACCCGGGTACCATCTGTGAAAAACCGGAGCATATGGAGCCAATCGCAGTCCCGGCATCCTACAATGACCAGAAGGACGATCCCGGATACCGGAATCATTACGGCTGGGCCTACTATGCAAGAACGCTTACAATTCCTGCCTGTTTCCGTGGTCAAAGGCTGGTGCTTCGCTTCGATGCAGTAACCCATCATGCCAGGGTATATTTAAACGGGACCTTCCTGACAGAGCACAAAGGCGGTTTTCTTCCCTTTGAGATAGAGATTACAGAGTATGTCTCCAGGAAAGGAAGCGCAGAACTTCTGATTGCTGTGGATAATCGGGTAAACCACAGCACTTTGCCGGTGGGCAATGAGGGAAGCACGGCATTTTTTGGATCAGATAATCCCGGGGTGCCTGGTGTGGAGGCGGCAAAGCGCTGGAGGGCGCCTCAGAATATGCCGAATTTCGATTTCTTTAACTATGCTGGCATCAATCGCCCGGTGCGGGTGTACACCACCCCGGCAGAGTATATAAAAGATATTACGATCGTGCCGGATATCGATGGGGCAGACGGGATTGTACATTATGAGGTGCAGACCGGAGCAATTGCGTCCAGAGTGAAGGGGGTATCTCCTGTGGTGACGGTTGAGATCCTTGACGCAGCGGGACGGATCGTGAAAACGGCTGTGGGAAGCAGCGGGACGGTAAAGATCCATGATGCCGAGTTTTGGTATCCCTATCCGGGCACCCCTTATCTCTATACGGCGAGGGTCCGCTATGGGGAGGACTGCTATGAGGAGCAGTTCGGCATACGCACGGTAAAGGTGGAGGGAACCCGGTTCCTGATCAACGGCGAGCCGTTCTACTTCAAAGGCTTTGGGAAGCATGAAGATTCAGCGTTCCACGGGAGGGGACTGGATCTGTGCCTGGATGTGAAGGATGTGAATCTGATCCACTGGCTCCATGCCAATTCCTTCCGGACCAGCCATTATCCTTACGCGGAGGAGCTTTATGCCCTGTGCGACCGGGAGGGGATCGTGGTGATCGATGAGACTCCGGCTGTGGGAATCGGAGCCGGGGAGAACCAGAACCCATATGAGACATTTTCGATCCGTGGACATCATGAGCAGGTCATCCGCGACATGATCGCCCGTGACAAGAACCATCCCTGCGTGGTCATGTGGTCCATGGGCAATGAGCCGGATACCGAACATTTCCCCCAGTCGGCCTATGATTACTGGCATTCCCTGTATGAGCTGACTCACAGTCTGGATCCGGCGGACCGGCCTGTCACCTTTGTCTGCTGTCAGAACAATTATGAGAAGGACATTGTGACGCGGACCATGGATGTGGTGTGCATCAACCGGTATTATGGGTGGTACAATCTGTCCGGAGATCTGGAAGCGGCGTGCTATGGGCTGAATCAGGAGCTGGATTTCTGGCAGCAGCAGGGAAAGCCTGTGATGATCACCGAGTACGGCGCTGACGCCATTGCAGGGTTCCATCAGACTGTCCCGGAAATGTTCAGCGAGGAGTTCCAGATGGAATATTATGCGCGGCAGAACGCGGAATTTGACAAGCGTTCTTTCTTTATCGGGGAGCATGTTTGGAATTTTGCGGATTTTGCTACCGTTCAGGGATGTATGCGGGCTGATGGCAATAAGAAGGGACTGTTCACCAGAGATCGGAGGCCCAAGATGGCCGCTCACTATTTCCGAAAACGTTGGGGCGGGATACCGGATTTTAATTATAAATAG
- a CDS encoding heparinase II/III family protein has protein sequence MFTELAKQYDQPFLPFLPAAPIDDRAAWGNLDAELKSRLVEHAQACCPAVWPVMLATDYLDFSRTGNRTRYEDKQFERRTRLNTLVLGECVQNGGNFLDDILNGIFLICEESAWQLPAHNSYIRDTPQLLLPDVTRPVIDLFAAETGAVLAMSCFLLGPALDAFSPAVKTMVNDTLSRRIFTPYLTEHFWWMGDGKSHMNNWTAWCTQNVLLAAALSDLKQEQKKAIFLKACQSIDYFLAEYGDDGCCDEGAQYYRHAGLCLFGCMEILNGMTEGHFFKLYQEPKIRNIAAYIQNVHVSGPYYINFADCSPVAGRCNAREFLFGKRTGNPQLMKLAADDYCEDDDPLLAGEHNLYYRLLAVFCHDEILSYRHRMTSAEDLPTNKDDSTSEGHPTTDAAAMSGLYYPSVGLFLARDDHFCLAVKAGDNDDSHNHNDTGSFTLYQDGKPLFIDIGVETYQKKTFSPQRYEIWTMQSQYHNLPTFTGCGMEEAKALPYGYVTDFAGTGSIGAMEHHGPLYAARDVEYHFDSDTAWIKMELADAYPDRRVHSYKRQVQIEHGQGITITDRAVCGPLTPVLSLITYEEPVWDPDTKRLIIGQLGRVCVKGAAEVSLERLPITDQRLQTAWKHDLWRILISFQDQLQLHILP, from the coding sequence ATGTTTACCGAACTTGCCAAACAATACGACCAACCGTTCCTGCCCTTCCTTCCCGCCGCGCCCATTGATGACAGAGCTGCATGGGGGAATCTGGATGCAGAGCTTAAATCCCGGCTGGTAGAGCATGCACAGGCCTGCTGCCCGGCAGTCTGGCCAGTCATGCTCGCCACCGACTATCTGGACTTCTCCCGTACCGGCAACCGAACCCGATATGAGGACAAGCAGTTTGAACGGCGGACACGTTTGAATACTCTGGTACTTGGGGAATGTGTGCAGAACGGCGGAAATTTCCTGGATGACATCCTCAATGGAATCTTCCTTATCTGTGAGGAATCCGCCTGGCAGCTGCCTGCCCACAATTCCTACATCCGCGACACGCCCCAGCTTCTGCTTCCGGATGTGACCCGTCCGGTCATTGACCTGTTTGCGGCGGAAACCGGCGCAGTACTGGCGATGTCCTGTTTTCTTTTAGGACCGGCCCTGGATGCATTCAGCCCTGCGGTAAAAACCATGGTAAACGACACTCTCTCCCGCCGGATCTTCACTCCCTATCTCACAGAACATTTCTGGTGGATGGGTGACGGAAAAAGCCACATGAACAACTGGACTGCCTGGTGCACTCAGAATGTGCTTCTGGCTGCCGCTCTCTCAGACCTGAAGCAAGAACAGAAAAAAGCAATTTTTTTAAAAGCCTGTCAGAGCATAGACTACTTTCTCGCCGAATACGGAGACGACGGATGCTGTGACGAAGGCGCCCAGTATTACCGCCATGCCGGATTGTGCCTGTTCGGATGCATGGAGATCCTAAACGGGATGACAGAGGGACATTTTTTTAAGCTGTATCAGGAACCTAAAATACGCAACATTGCCGCCTACATCCAGAACGTGCATGTGTCCGGCCCCTATTACATCAACTTTGCCGACTGCTCCCCCGTCGCCGGGCGCTGCAACGCGCGGGAGTTCTTGTTCGGTAAACGGACCGGTAATCCACAGCTGATGAAACTGGCTGCTGACGACTACTGTGAGGACGATGATCCGCTCCTGGCCGGTGAACACAATCTTTACTACCGCCTTCTGGCAGTGTTCTGCCATGATGAGATCCTGTCTTACCGCCACAGGATGACCTCAGCTGAGGATCTTCCCACAAACAAAGATGATTCCACGTCAGAAGGCCATCCAACCACCGATGCGGCGGCGATGTCCGGACTTTATTATCCCAGCGTCGGCCTGTTTTTAGCTCGTGATGATCACTTCTGCCTGGCAGTCAAAGCCGGAGACAATGACGACAGCCACAACCACAATGATACGGGAAGCTTCACCCTGTATCAGGACGGGAAACCTCTTTTCATCGATATCGGTGTGGAGACCTATCAGAAAAAAACATTCTCCCCGCAGCGCTATGAGATCTGGACCATGCAGTCCCAGTACCACAACCTTCCCACCTTTACCGGATGCGGGATGGAGGAAGCAAAAGCCCTGCCCTATGGATATGTAACAGATTTTGCAGGGACCGGCTCTATAGGCGCCATGGAGCACCATGGTCCCCTATATGCCGCCAGAGATGTAGAATACCATTTTGATTCGGATACCGCCTGGATCAAAATGGAGCTTGCAGACGCCTATCCTGACAGGCGCGTACATTCCTACAAAAGGCAGGTACAAATAGAGCATGGACAAGGAATCACCATAACAGACCGGGCAGTCTGCGGTCCCTTAACCCCGGTCCTCTCCCTGATCACATACGAAGAACCGGTATGGGATCCTGATACGAAGCGCCTTATTATCGGGCAATTGGGTCGTGTCTGCGTTAAGGGTGCAGCGGAAGTATCCTTAGAGCGCCTCCCCATCACGGATCAGCGTCTCCAGACAGCCTGGAAGCATGATCTCTGGAGAATACTGATCTCATTTCAGGATCAGCTCCAGCTTCATATCCTTCCATAA
- a CDS encoding AraC family transcriptional regulator — translation MMKLLIVDDEPLVQIGIKSMLNWPDLGIEVCGTAMNGEQALKMIREYAPELVITDIKMPIMNGLELAKTCREEFGPIPLFLVLTSYEEFQLVREALSYQVVDYLIKLELDAASLEASVHRALERLAQLKASEAYRREEGRPLLQSYHDKFFMRLLHNLFDSREQFQIQVRDLKLDFSDRCYLASHGEIHSNMPGDMDSAKQANLYSSSLQMIQEILGKHVPCYVISLDRIHFAVIYHFRTMEEADLAAVREALLNACSMVHNYFNVWLSIGTGSAVDDPLKISASYQEARQAFNLADVENPVIPFSRITEDSYRNAFNISLFKGSLTKAFEEFDTDVLYSTLTEITELFNANPQRILQAVDAACNILYLALSLLPDGEDTVKEIFVAYPDNYRSIYKMKNILEVIKWLNTLRDGLCDTLKNKRRTYKDHVISNVQKYISNHVEERLSLNDVAAVFGLSPNYLSALFKKTCNIGFTEYITQKKVARARTLLLEQDLKIYEVADQLGFESAFYFSKVFKKVEGISPREYIQSHMELPDLPDDHS, via the coding sequence ATGATGAAACTATTGATCGTAGACGATGAACCACTAGTGCAGATCGGCATCAAATCCATGCTGAACTGGCCTGATCTTGGGATTGAGGTCTGCGGCACTGCCATGAACGGAGAACAGGCCCTTAAGATGATCCGGGAATATGCCCCGGAGCTTGTGATCACGGATATTAAAATGCCCATCATGAACGGCCTGGAGCTTGCCAAAACCTGTCGGGAGGAATTTGGACCGATCCCGCTGTTTCTTGTACTGACCAGCTATGAGGAATTCCAGCTGGTACGGGAGGCCCTCTCCTATCAGGTGGTGGACTATCTGATCAAGCTGGAGTTAGACGCCGCTTCTTTGGAGGCCTCTGTCCATCGCGCCCTGGAACGGCTGGCCCAGTTAAAAGCCAGCGAAGCTTATCGCCGCGAAGAAGGGCGTCCGCTTTTACAGAGCTATCACGACAAATTCTTTATGCGTCTTCTGCACAATTTATTTGACAGCCGGGAACAGTTCCAGATCCAGGTCCGGGATCTGAAGCTGGATTTTTCGGACCGCTGCTATCTGGCTTCCCATGGGGAGATCCACAGCAATATGCCGGGGGATATGGATTCCGCCAAGCAAGCGAACCTTTATTCCAGCAGCCTGCAGATGATACAGGAGATCCTGGGCAAGCACGTGCCCTGTTATGTGATCTCGCTGGACCGGATCCATTTCGCAGTCATCTATCATTTCCGCACTATGGAGGAAGCAGATCTGGCTGCGGTGCGGGAGGCGCTCCTTAATGCCTGCTCCATGGTACATAACTATTTCAATGTATGGCTCTCCATCGGCACCGGCAGCGCGGTGGACGACCCGTTAAAGATCAGCGCATCCTATCAGGAGGCCCGTCAGGCCTTCAACCTTGCAGATGTCGAAAACCCCGTAATCCCATTCTCACGGATCACGGAGGATTCCTACCGGAATGCGTTTAATATCTCCCTGTTCAAGGGTTCTCTGACAAAGGCCTTTGAGGAGTTCGATACGGATGTGCTCTACAGCACTCTGACAGAGATCACGGAGCTGTTTAACGCCAATCCGCAGCGTATCCTTCAGGCTGTGGATGCGGCTTGCAATATTTTATATCTGGCTCTGTCCCTGCTTCCCGACGGCGAGGATACGGTGAAAGAAATATTCGTCGCCTACCCGGACAACTACCGCTCCATCTACAAGATGAAGAATATCCTGGAGGTCATCAAATGGCTGAACACCCTGCGGGACGGCCTGTGCGATACGCTGAAAAACAAGCGCCGGACCTACAAGGACCATGTGATCTCCAATGTACAGAAATACATTTCCAACCATGTAGAAGAACGCCTTTCTTTAAATGACGTGGCGGCGGTCTTCGGCTTAAGCCCCAACTATTTAAGCGCCCTGTTTAAAAAAACCTGCAACATCGGATTTACAGAATACATCACCCAGAAAAAAGTTGCCCGCGCCAGGACGCTTCTTTTGGAGCAGGATCTCAAGATCTATGAGGTTGCCGATCAGCTCGGTTTTGAGAGCGCATTCTATTTCAGCAAAGTATTTAAGAAGGTGGAGGGGATTTCCCCGCGTGAATATATCCAGTCCCACATGGAGCTCCCGGACCTTCCTGATGATCATTCATAA
- a CDS encoding sensor histidine kinase produces MFKNLFPKSIRLKIMTITAAVTLAITAITVMVCYKTFQSFLRKAEIQSAEFNLQVVSNNVSADMENILSFNQWCGSNTSISHFLESFKDVNRMPSISSKDYALRAVALNTYERLKEEYYNTHSADYMARVIVSPANHRNYLQITDTYASSSSTVTDMLYEQDFFHELLSAPGYVWDGLKPDPLLISDEPLFLPIVRPIYSQYNTDMIGWTYITVSDRLIADYLKAFPLEEDSSLFITIGSHTYQYLNGEFTESGNGLSKVSLLEGQTFNEQTSAYTVRFPDGSLRTAVTCPLGSLGWTITHVLSENTYTAQRQVYTFIIAGIVFFIGLTGMLLYLLLNRMIGGPVQKLQGKIQEISQGDFRNDPSIEWPDEFGNIGRGINRMAENVVSLMDKKVEDEKQKKDLEYQILQSQINPHFLYNTLNSIKWMATIQGASGIVEMTTALARLMKNVAKGTAARIPLREELDLVKDYFLIQQYRYGGSITIEYQIEDEKLLDCLIHRFTLQPIVENALFHGIEPKGCAGRVVIRAEEQISSDGSRQLYITVTDNGIGMSHETIEKVLRNDTASSADFFRQIGISNVNRRIQYDYGESYGITIESVPGSYTTMKITLPYRTVRGEENDETIDRRR; encoded by the coding sequence ATGTTTAAGAATCTGTTTCCCAAAAGCATCCGGCTTAAGATCATGACCATCACAGCCGCCGTCACCCTGGCGATCACCGCGATCACGGTCATGGTCTGTTACAAAACATTCCAGTCCTTTTTAAGGAAAGCGGAGATCCAATCCGCGGAGTTCAACCTCCAGGTTGTCTCCAACAATGTATCTGCCGATATGGAAAATATCTTGAGTTTTAACCAGTGGTGCGGCTCCAATACAAGCATCAGCCATTTCCTGGAATCCTTCAAAGATGTGAACAGGATGCCCTCCATTTCCTCCAAAGACTATGCACTGCGCGCAGTGGCCCTGAATACTTATGAAAGGCTGAAAGAGGAATATTACAACACCCACTCCGCAGATTATATGGCCCGTGTGATCGTATCACCGGCAAACCACCGCAACTATCTGCAGATCACGGACACCTATGCATCCAGCTCCTCCACCGTAACGGATATGCTGTATGAGCAGGACTTCTTTCACGAGCTCCTCTCCGCCCCCGGCTATGTGTGGGACGGGCTGAAGCCTGACCCGCTCCTCATCTCGGACGAGCCGCTGTTTCTGCCCATTGTCCGGCCCATCTACAGCCAGTACAACACCGACATGATCGGCTGGACCTACATAACCGTCTCCGACCGGCTCATCGCCGATTACTTAAAGGCTTTTCCTCTGGAAGAAGATTCTTCCCTCTTTATTACCATAGGAAGCCATACCTATCAGTACTTAAACGGTGAGTTCACAGAATCCGGCAACGGCCTTTCCAAGGTTTCCCTGCTGGAAGGACAGACCTTCAACGAGCAAACGTCGGCTTATACAGTCCGATTCCCTGACGGCTCTCTGCGTACCGCCGTCACCTGCCCTTTGGGCAGCCTGGGCTGGACCATCACCCATGTGCTTTCAGAAAACACCTACACAGCCCAGCGTCAGGTCTACACGTTCATCATCGCAGGAATCGTTTTCTTTATCGGCCTGACCGGTATGCTGCTCTATCTTCTGCTGAACCGGATGATAGGCGGACCCGTCCAGAAGCTGCAGGGGAAGATCCAGGAGATCTCCCAGGGGGATTTTAGAAATGACCCTTCCATCGAGTGGCCGGATGAGTTTGGCAACATCGGCCGTGGGATCAACCGGATGGCGGAAAACGTCGTTTCCCTGATGGATAAAAAGGTGGAGGATGAAAAACAGAAAAAGGACTTAGAGTACCAGATCCTGCAAAGTCAGATCAATCCGCACTTTCTCTACAATACCTTAAATTCCATCAAGTGGATGGCGACGATCCAGGGCGCTTCCGGGATCGTGGAGATGACCACCGCCCTTGCCCGCCTGATGAAGAACGTGGCGAAAGGAACAGCAGCCCGGATCCCATTGCGGGAAGAATTGGACCTGGTGAAGGATTATTTTCTGATCCAGCAGTACCGGTACGGCGGCAGCATCACCATTGAATACCAGATTGAGGATGAGAAGCTGTTAGACTGCCTGATCCACCGCTTCACCCTTCAGCCCATTGTGGAAAATGCCCTGTTCCACGGGATTGAGCCAAAGGGCTGTGCCGGCAGGGTCGTGATCCGTGCCGAGGAACAGATCTCTTCGGACGGAAGCCGGCAGCTGTACATCACCGTCACTGACAACGGCATCGGCATGAGTCATGAGACCATCGAAAAAGTCCTTCGGAATGACACCGCATCCTCTGCCGACTTTTTCCGGCAGATCGGCATCAGCAATGTAAACCGGCGGATCCAATATGATTATGGGGAGAGCTACGGCATTACCATAGAAAGCGTACCCGGTTCCTACACAACCATGAAAATAACACTGCCCTACCGGACAGTGAGGGGAGAAGAAAATGATGAAACTATTGATCGTAGACGATGA
- a CDS encoding sugar ABC transporter substrate-binding protein, whose translation MMKKRLVSLALVAAMSGSLVACGGGSASTDTTAAPAGDTKTADAATTAAADTAAPAADGQTVLRWAMWDKDLTVYYQPLIDAFEEANPDIKIEMVDLGSSDYQTVLATQLTGSGSNFDVVAIKDVPGYTTLVNKGVLEPLDDYIAKDGVDLAAFKGLTDQITVDGKLYELPFRSDFWVMYYNKDLFDAAGVAYPTNDMTFEQYDELARKLTVDVPGQEVYGAHYHVWRSAVQLFGILDGKNSIVDGTYDFLKPYYEMVLAEQEDGVCQDYATLKTSNLHYSGAFSQGNVAMMNMGSWFIATLIEKIKTGEYTDCANWGMVKYPHADGVEPGSTLATITSLGIPTTTSNKDAAWKFVKFVCGEEGADVLASTGTIPALMTDDIAEMISSIDGYPADEGSKEALQTANLYLEMPVNEKSSEIETVLNEAHDNIMTGNMTIDEGIADMNEKVTAILGQ comes from the coding sequence ATGATGAAGAAACGTTTGGTAAGCCTTGCGCTGGTTGCCGCTATGTCAGGAAGTCTTGTGGCCTGCGGCGGAGGCAGTGCCTCAACTGATACTACGGCGGCGCCGGCAGGTGATACAAAAACTGCGGATGCTGCAACTACAGCGGCGGCAGATACTGCTGCCCCTGCCGCAGACGGACAGACCGTCCTGCGCTGGGCCATGTGGGACAAAGACTTGACGGTTTATTACCAGCCGCTGATCGATGCGTTTGAGGAGGCCAACCCGGATATCAAGATCGAGATGGTAGACCTGGGAAGCTCAGACTACCAGACCGTTCTGGCGACGCAGCTGACCGGTTCCGGCTCCAATTTTGATGTGGTAGCCATCAAGGATGTGCCCGGCTATACCACCCTGGTGAACAAAGGGGTGCTGGAGCCGCTGGATGATTATATTGCAAAGGACGGCGTGGACCTGGCTGCATTTAAGGGGCTGACTGATCAGATCACCGTGGATGGAAAGCTCTACGAGCTGCCATTTCGGAGTGATTTCTGGGTAATGTATTACAATAAGGATTTGTTTGACGCGGCAGGGGTTGCATATCCCACCAATGATATGACCTTTGAGCAGTACGATGAGCTGGCAAGGAAGCTGACTGTGGACGTACCGGGACAGGAAGTATACGGCGCTCATTATCATGTGTGGAGAAGCGCGGTACAGCTGTTCGGTATCCTGGACGGGAAGAACAGCATTGTAGACGGAACCTATGATTTCTTAAAGCCTTACTACGAGATGGTGCTCGCAGAGCAGGAGGACGGCGTCTGTCAGGATTATGCAACACTTAAGACCTCCAACCTGCATTATTCCGGTGCATTCTCCCAGGGCAACGTAGCCATGATGAATATGGGAAGCTGGTTCATCGCAACCCTGATCGAGAAGATAAAGACCGGTGAATATACAGATTGTGCAAACTGGGGCATGGTAAAATACCCGCATGCTGACGGCGTTGAGCCTGGTTCTACACTGGCAACCATCACATCCCTGGGAATCCCGACTACCACGTCCAACAAAGATGCAGCGTGGAAATTCGTGAAGTTCGTGTGCGGCGAGGAGGGCGCTGACGTCCTGGCTTCCACCGGGACGATCCCGGCTCTGATGACCGACGACATTGCAGAGATGATCTCCTCCATCGACGGGTATCCGGCTGACGAAGGCAGCAAAGAGGCGCTGCAGACTGCCAATCTGTATCTGGAGATGCCGGTAAATGAAAAGAGCTCTGAGATTGAGACCGTTTTAAACGAGGCGCACGATAATATCATGACCGGCAATATGACCATTGACGAGGGCATCGCGGACATGAACGAGAAAGTAACTGCGATCCTTGGGCAGTAA
- a CDS encoding sugar ABC transporter permease encodes MGKNKNVDPAEIKRRLAVLEPELERLKQAADAETDPKKKLKLGVKIDKTRDKIRQAKTGERFSRQAKRDMVAYTFIAPNFLGFAVFTLGPVIFAFILAFLKWDGNNPMQFAGLANFAQMIGNKRFTAALVNTIVYCIATVPFTLAAALGLAVLLNQKIKGRNFFRTVSFFPYVASLVAVAAVWNMLFSPAKSGPVNMILYNLGVAAKSLPKWSADKDWVMFTVVLFSVWKNMGYYMVIYLAGLQGINGELYEAGSLDGANAWQRFRYITWPQLQPTTFFVTIILTINCFKVYDIVYMLAGGGTGVLNESSMVLVYHIYEEAFRNWNLGYASAVAMVLFLIVLAITLVQFRGEKKYAN; translated from the coding sequence ATGGGAAAGAATAAGAACGTGGACCCGGCGGAAATAAAGCGCAGGCTCGCGGTGCTGGAGCCGGAGCTGGAGCGGCTCAAACAGGCTGCGGACGCCGAGACGGATCCGAAGAAAAAATTAAAACTGGGCGTAAAGATCGACAAGACGCGGGATAAGATCCGACAGGCCAAGACAGGAGAGCGTTTCAGCCGTCAGGCGAAGCGGGATATGGTGGCTTACACCTTTATTGCGCCGAACTTCCTGGGTTTTGCCGTCTTTACCCTGGGGCCTGTGATCTTTGCATTTATCCTGGCGTTTTTAAAATGGGACGGCAATAACCCCATGCAGTTTGCAGGGCTTGCCAACTTCGCCCAGATGATCGGCAATAAGCGGTTCACCGCCGCCCTGGTCAACACCATCGTCTACTGTATCGCTACCGTGCCCTTTACGCTGGCGGCAGCCCTGGGGCTGGCGGTTCTCTTAAACCAGAAGATCAAAGGACGCAATTTCTTCCGTACCGTCAGCTTTTTCCCCTATGTGGCTTCCCTGGTAGCCGTTGCGGCGGTCTGGAACATGCTGTTCTCCCCGGCCAAGAGCGGCCCGGTGAACATGATCCTCTACAATCTGGGCGTGGCGGCCAAGAGCCTTCCCAAATGGTCTGCGGACAAGGACTGGGTCATGTTTACCGTAGTGCTGTTCTCTGTGTGGAAGAATATGGGATATTATATGGTGATCTACTTAGCAGGTCTTCAGGGCATCAATGGAGAACTCTATGAGGCGGGCAGCCTGGACGGCGCCAACGCGTGGCAGCGGTTCCGCTATATCACCTGGCCCCAGCTTCAGCCCACAACCTTCTTTGTCACCATCATCCTGACCATCAACTGTTTTAAGGTATACGACATTGTGTATATGCTGGCCGGCGGCGGCACCGGGGTCCTGAACGAATCCTCCATGGTGTTGGTGTACCATATTTATGAAGAAGCATTCCGCAACTGGAACTTGGGCTATGCAAGTGCGGTAGCCATGGTATTGTTCCTCATTGTTCTGGCCATCACCCTGGTCCAGTTCCGTGGGGAAAAGAAATATGCAAATTAG
- a CDS encoding carbohydrate ABC transporter permease translates to MKIKNTKTKTFRVILYVVLLALAALMLVPFVWMLSASFKLDKDVFIFPIQWIPENPRWQNYIDIWHKIPLSKFVLNTTKLTLIVTFLQLLTSSFAAYAFAKLDFKGKNPLFLAYIATIAVPWQVYMVPQFIMMRSFGLADTHLAIICLQAFSAFGVFMMKQFYEGIPTELCEAARIDGMTEYQIWYRIMLPLSKPALSTLTIFTFVNTWNDFLGPLIYLTTESKKTLQLGLRMFISQFGSEYGLIMAASVLSLIPVLFVFLSLQKYFVEGVAASGVKG, encoded by the coding sequence ATGAAGATAAAAAATACAAAAACAAAGACATTCCGGGTCATCCTCTATGTGGTCCTGCTGGCGCTTGCTGCGCTGATGCTGGTACCGTTTGTATGGATGCTGTCGGCTTCCTTTAAGCTGGATAAGGACGTATTTATTTTCCCGATCCAGTGGATCCCGGAAAATCCCCGGTGGCAGAACTATATTGATATCTGGCACAAGATCCCGCTGTCGAAATTCGTGCTGAACACTACGAAGCTGACTCTGATCGTGACCTTTCTTCAGCTTCTCACCAGCAGCTTTGCGGCATATGCCTTTGCCAAGCTGGACTTCAAGGGGAAAAATCCCCTGTTCCTGGCATACATAGCTACCATTGCCGTGCCGTGGCAGGTTTACATGGTTCCGCAGTTCATCATGATGCGTTCCTTTGGACTGGCGGATACCCATCTGGCGATCATCTGCCTTCAGGCATTTTCAGCCTTTGGCGTGTTTATGATGAAGCAGTTTTACGAGGGGATTCCCACAGAATTGTGCGAGGCCGCCCGGATCGACGGCATGACCGAGTACCAGATCTGGTACCGTATCATGCTCCCGTTGTCAAAACCGGCGCTGTCCACCCTGACGATCTTTACGTTTGTAAACACGTGGAATGACTTTTTAGGGCCGCTCATTTACCTTACAACAGAGTCGAAAAAGACGCTTCAGCTGGGACTGCGCATGTTCATAAGCCAGTTCGGTTCCGAGTATGGGCTGATCATGGCGGCTTCCGTGCTGAGCCTGATCCCGGTACTGTTCGTGTTCTTGTCCCTGCAGAAATATTTTGTAGAGGGTGTGGCGGCTTCAGGGGTCAAAGGGTAA